A genomic region of Saccopteryx bilineata isolate mSacBil1 chromosome 1, mSacBil1_pri_phased_curated, whole genome shotgun sequence contains the following coding sequences:
- the LOC136320856 gene encoding olfactory receptor 5B21-like: protein MENNTDVTEFILLGLTDDPNLQVPLLLVFLFIYLITLVGNGGMIVIIHSDSRLHTPMYFFLSNLSFVDLGYSSAIAPKTVAGLYSGNKVISYNGCTAQLFFFVGFATVECYLLASMAYDCHAAICRPLHYTSTMTTGVCALLTTGSSVCGFLNASIHTADIFRLSFCSSNKINHFFCDIPPLLALSCSNTRLSKLLVCCVVGFNVFFTLLVILISYLFIYISIQRIRSAEGRKKAFSMCMSHLMSVSIFYGSVIFMYIQPSSSQFRDSDRIASIFYTVVIPMLNPFIYSLRNKEVKSALWRTLNTLYPQSFGVRRK from the coding sequence ATGGAGAATAACACAGACGTGACAGAGTTCATCCTCTTGGGGTTAACAGACGACCCCAATCTTCAggttcccctcctcctggtattTCTGTTCATCTACCTCATCACTCTGGTTGGGAATGGGGGGATGATAGTGATCATCCACTCAGACTCCCGCCTCCACACTCCAATGTACTTCTTCCTCAGCAACCTGTCCTTTGTAGACCTGGGTTACTCATCTGCCATAGCTCCTAAGACAGTGGCTGGATTGTACTCAGGGAACAAAGTCATCTCCTACAACGGATGCACTgctcagttatttttctttgtgggttTTGCCACCGTCGAGTGCTACCTCCTGGCCTCCATGGCCTACGACTGCCACGCCGCCATCTGCAGGCCTCTTCATTACACCAGCACCATGACAACGGGTGTGTGTGCCCTCCTGACGACTGGCTCCTCTGTCTGTGGCTTCCTCAATGCCTCCATTCACACGGCAGACATCTTTAGGCTCTCCTTCTGTAGTTCTAATAAAATTAATCACTTTTTCTGTGACATTCCCCCACTCTTGGCTCTCTCATGCTCCAACACACGCCTCAGCAAGTTGCTTGTCTGCTGTGTCGTTGGCTTCAATGTCTTTTTCACTCTCCTGGTTATCCTCATCTCTTACCTCTTCATATATATCAGCATCCAAAGGATACGTTCTGCTGAAGGACGGAAGAAAGCCTTCTCCATGTGTATGTCCCATCTCATGTCAGTGTCCATATTCTATGGCTCAGTCATCTTCATGTACATACAGCCCAGTTCCAGCCAGTTCAGGGACTCAGACAGAATAGCGTCTATTTTCTACACTGTGGTGATTCCCATGCTGAACCCCTTCATCTACAGCCTTCGGAACAAAGAAGTGAAAAGTGCTCTCTGGAGAACACTCAACACACTTTATCCCCAGTCTTTTGGTGTGAGAAGGAAGTAG